A segment of the Acidobacteriota bacterium genome:
TGCCTGGGACGGTGACGGACACGCGTTCTCGATTTTCCAAGACATCGATGCTCCGCCCAACAAGGCGGACCGATTTGCCGTCGCCGGCGTCTATGGCGTCGGCTTGGTGATCTACGACTCCAGCGACAAGTCGTCGCCGGTGGTCAAGTATCAGGACACTGGCAATAGCCGCGAGGGCGAAGGCGTCTACTCGGCTACCATCGGCTCCCGCGATTACGCCTTCCTGGTCGGAGACCGGGACGGCGGCATCTACGCCTATGACATGACCGCCGCCAAGGCACTGGCCACCCGTTGCACCGAGAGCCAGCCGGGCACCACCGTTTGCCCCGGCGTCTACAAGGGGCGCATCGGCACCCGCCCCCGCGCCCACTTCATCGACGGCGCTGGCAACTTCATCGTGGTCAGCTCCAAATTCAATCCCAAGGGAATCGAGATCTGGAATGTCGCGAACCCTTCGGCGCCGCAGTTGGTGATGGACGCCCTGGGCAACGACAGCGTCTACGGCGTCGCCATGTGGCAGGAGGGCGCGAGCTACTATGTCGCTCTGCGCACCGACTCCCAGGCCCGGATTTACAACGTGAGCTGCATCACCGGTGGCTTCTGCTCCCCCGGTGGCCCCGTTTGGTCCCGCAACATGCCCTCCAGCGGCGACGGCACCGCGACCTTCAGCCGCGCCACCGGTAACACTCCCTTCGTCTATTTCGGTGACACCAGCTTCTGCCAGAGCGGTGACCAGAGCGAGTACCTCTACGATGTCAGCAACCCCAACAACCCGGTGGACATCAGCCCTCAGGGCACTCGCGTCATCAACGGCGCGCCGGTGAGCTATTGGGGGTGGTACTACCGCCAGAATGGCTTCCATGGCTTCAACCGCGTGGCGCCCTTCGCTGGCAAATTCTCCGGCGATCACTTTTACCGCGCTGGCCATGCGATCTTCGACGTTCACCGGCGGACCGGGGGCTCGCCGCCGGTAGCCAACTTCAGCTGGAATCCGGCCCAGGTCTATCCCGGAACCTCGGTCAGCTTCGTCGACCAGAGCGTGGGCGGGCCGCAAGCCTGGGATTGGGACTTTGCCGACGGCAGTCCCGGTTCCTCGACGCAGCAGAATCCCTCGGGGATCACCTTCGGCACCTCGGGCAACCGCACTATTAACTTGCAGGTCACCAACGGTGCCGGATCGGACAGCACCAACAAGACGCTGACGGTGCTGCCGGCGGAACCCAACATCCCCAACGTGACCGCCAACCCCAATCCGGCGCTGCTCTGTCAGCCAGTGACCTTCACCGCTCAGAGCGCGACGGGGCAGCCGCCGCTCAACTTCGCCTGGGAGGTCAGCGAGACCGGCGGTGGTGTTGTGGCTTCCGGCAGCGGCAACCCCTTCGTCTGGACCTCCGACCCCTCCGACACCACCGGTGTGACCTACACCGCAGAAGTTACGGTGTCCAACGGCGCGGGCTCGGATATCGCGAGCAGCCCTGCGGTCACCCTTCAGGCGCCGCCGACCCTGCCGGCGGCGGGAACCTTCTCGCCCACCTACCCCGGCTTCCCGACTCCGCCGCCCAACGCCACGGTGACCTTCAGCGTGGACGCGCCGGGTGCGACAGAGTGGAATTGGGACTTCGGCGACGGCTACACCGGCTGGACCGATGACCCGGTGGATGGGCCCAATCCGACCCACACTTATAGCGTGGTGGGCACCTACCAAGTCCGTGTGATGGTGCGAAACTGCCTTGAGACAGAGCGCGAAAGCGCCTCGATCTCGGTGCAGATCGACAACATCGTGCCTCTGGAGGCTGGCTTCCAGGTCTCGGCGTTCTGCCAGGCCGGGACTTGCTTCGGGGAGACCAACGTTCCCCTGACCTTCGTCGACAGCTCCACCGGCGATCCCGACTTCTACGATTACGACTGGGATGGCAACGGCAGCTTCGAGGACTCCAGCAACACCGCGCCGGTGACCTCTCACACCTACACCAGCGCCGGCACCTTCCGGCCGGTGCTGCGGATCCGTAAGGGCTCGCAGACCGACACCTTCGAGCACGTCTTCAACATCGTGATCCAGAGCGGTACTCCGCCGCCGACGCCGGCCATCACCATCACCGGCCCCAACGCTGGCCAGACTGGACAGAATCTGACCTTCAGCGCATCGGCTTCCAACTGCACGCCCAATCCTTCGGGCTGGAGCTGGAATACCGCCGGCGGTACCGGAACGTCGAGCACCAGCGGCATCTCCGTCACCTGGGATAGCGCTGGCATTAAGACGCTGCGGGCCACCAACTCGGGTTGCAGCACGGCTCAGGGCGTCAAGAACGTCAACATCTCCCAGCCCGGCGGTGGCGGTGGTGGCGGCGGCGGGGGCGGTGCCCTCAACGCCAACTTCACCTTCGCGCCCACCTCTCCGGGAGTCGGGCAGAGCGTGACCTTCAACGGCACGAGCTCCACCGGTGGTCCCACCGCTTATAGCTGGGACTTTGGCGATGGCAGCGCTGCCTCCCAGGGTTCCATCGCCACTCACAGCTTCGGCTCAGCCGGCGCGTACACGGTGACCCTGGAAATCTCCAAGCCGGACACCAGCTGCAGCTTTGGTCTATGTACCGACAGCGTGACCAAAACCATCGTGGTCGGCGGCGGCGGCGGCGGCGGCGGCGGCGGCGGCGGTACCACGCTGCAGGCTCGCTTCAACGTCACCGGGGCCTCCTGTTTCAGTGTCTCGGGCCAGATTTCGTGCACTCTGAACACCGGTGCCGAGGTCACGTTGACCGACACCAGCAACGGCGACGTCACCAGCCGCTCCTGGAATTTCGGTGACGGGACTTCCGGCAATGCCGCCGTCGAGACCCACTCCTGGAGCCAGCCGGGTGACTACACGGTCACTCTTACCGTCACCGACGGTGAGGACCAGGACTCCACCTCCGGCGCCTTCACGGTGGAGGGCGATCCGCTGGGAGACTTCGGCAAGATCGTCCTGCCGTGGGTGGTGCAGGGGCAAGGTGCCCTCGACCAGGTGAGCACCCTCTTCGTGCACAACCCGGCGCGAGAGGCCCAGAACCTGACCATGCGCTTCCTGCGTCGGCCGGTGCCGGACGAGGAGCCGCCTACCACCAGCTTCTCGCTGGACGCAGGGGCGACCGCTCACTTCGCCGATGTGCTGGCGGATGAGTTCGGAGTCGACAATGTCTCCGGCTACATCGAGGTGGAAGCAGAGGACGGCGAGCTGCCGTCGCCGACGGTGGTCTCCTACCACCGCACCTTCCAGCCCGATGGTCAGACCTTCGGCCAGGCCGTGCCCGGTGTGTCCATGGGAAGCTTCCCCAAGTCCACCGAGACCGGTCGCCAGGTGCTCCATCTGATGGGGCTCAACGACGACCTCCAGCGTCTCGGCTTCTTCGGGATCACCAACCCCAACGACACGCCGGCCCGCTTCCAGCTGCGCTTCTTCAACCACAATGGAGAGGCCATCGGAGATGATCTGGATCCCCTGTCGGTGGCCGCCTACGGTCAGCGCCAATTCCAGGTCCGGACGATCCGCGACTTCGGGGTCAGCGACCAGACGGACTACCGGGTGGAGATCGAGGTGCTGTCCAGCAGCGGGCCGATCTATCCCTACGGTGCCAATGTCCGCTTGGCTTCCGAGGATCTGGCCTTCGTGCGGCCGGGGGAAGCCTCCGAGTCGACGGTTTACCTCATCGGTGCCCTGGCGACCTTCGGTCTCAACGGCAGCCTCTGGCAAACCGACGGCGTTCTGTCCAACATTAC
Coding sequences within it:
- a CDS encoding PKD domain-containing protein, with the translated sequence MNSQLWGEIEPTDTGTLPGNRDSTNFDGVGSFENNPYWYNLDIEQGYVFAATSMRVQIWNAQSTPGRPSATFDRGINSLGLAWDGDGHAFSIFQDIDAPPNKADRFAVAGVYGVGLVIYDSSDKSSPVVKYQDTGNSREGEGVYSATIGSRDYAFLVGDRDGGIYAYDMTAAKALATRCTESQPGTTVCPGVYKGRIGTRPRAHFIDGAGNFIVVSSKFNPKGIEIWNVANPSAPQLVMDALGNDSVYGVAMWQEGASYYVALRTDSQARIYNVSCITGGFCSPGGPVWSRNMPSSGDGTATFSRATGNTPFVYFGDTSFCQSGDQSEYLYDVSNPNNPVDISPQGTRVINGAPVSYWGWYYRQNGFHGFNRVAPFAGKFSGDHFYRAGHAIFDVHRRTGGSPPVANFSWNPAQVYPGTSVSFVDQSVGGPQAWDWDFADGSPGSSTQQNPSGITFGTSGNRTINLQVTNGAGSDSTNKTLTVLPAEPNIPNVTANPNPALLCQPVTFTAQSATGQPPLNFAWEVSETGGGVVASGSGNPFVWTSDPSDTTGVTYTAEVTVSNGAGSDIASSPAVTLQAPPTLPAAGTFSPTYPGFPTPPPNATVTFSVDAPGATEWNWDFGDGYTGWTDDPVDGPNPTHTYSVVGTYQVRVMVRNCLETERESASISVQIDNIVPLEAGFQVSAFCQAGTCFGETNVPLTFVDSSTGDPDFYDYDWDGNGSFEDSSNTAPVTSHTYTSAGTFRPVLRIRKGSQTDTFEHVFNIVIQSGTPPPTPAITITGPNAGQTGQNLTFSASASNCTPNPSGWSWNTAGGTGTSSTSGISVTWDSAGIKTLRATNSGCSTAQGVKNVNISQPGGGGGGGGGGGALNANFTFAPTSPGVGQSVTFNGTSSTGGPTAYSWDFGDGSAASQGSIATHSFGSAGAYTVTLEISKPDTSCSFGLCTDSVTKTIVVGGGGGGGGGGGGTTLQARFNVTGASCFSVSGQISCTLNTGAEVTLTDTSNGDVTSRSWNFGDGTSGNAAVETHSWSQPGDYTVTLTVTDGEDQDSTSGAFTVEGDPLGDFGKIVLPWVVQGQGALDQVSTLFVHNPAREAQNLTMRFLRRPVPDEEPPTTSFSLDAGATAHFADVLADEFGVDNVSGYIEVEAEDGELPSPTVVSYHRTFQPDGQTFGQAVPGVSMGSFPKSTETGRQVLHLMGLNDDLQRLGFFGITNPNDTPARFQLRFFNHNGEAIGDDLDPLSVAAYGQRQFQVRTIRDFGVSDQTDYRVEIEVLSSSGPIYPYGANVRLASEDLAFVRPGEASESTVYLIGALATFGLNGSLWQTDGVLSNITDSNQTTELSFINVGNAAEPLDPVSITLLPGETKRLSNVLIDRWDLDASSSLGVLKLTSTGSGDVYPLVQAESYDNANPNRRFGQAMPALTAQDSAEAGELQILTGLQQDDERRTTIWVLNPGEGTAEYDLRYRALDGTELGLLEGLRVRADRMRQISPAQHPLPDGVTEGGFTVQIVVRSGSLLSAAQVVNNRTNDPAFVVGATR